A genomic segment from Alteribacillus bidgolensis encodes:
- a CDS encoding CTP synthase encodes MASKYIFVTGGVVSSLGKGITAASLGRLLKNRGMSVTIQKFDPYINVDPGTMSPYQHGEVFVTDDGAETDLDLGHYERFIDINLSKNSNVTTGKVYSSVIRKERRGDYLGGTVQVIPHVTNEIKERVYRAGSETGADVVITEIGGTVGDIESLPFLEAIRQIKSDVGVENVMYLHCTLIPYLSAAGEMKSKPTQHSVKELRSLGIQPNAIVVRTESPVPQEMKDKIALFCDINKEAVIEARDADTLYQVPLDLQAQKLDQFVCDYLKLNGKEADMEEWKMLVEKVQNLSSKTTIALVGKYVSLPDAYLSVAESLKHAGYAFDSDVEIQWINSEHVTEENVEEKLKGIDGILVPGGFGDRGIDGKIAAIKYARENKVPFLGICLGMQLASVEYARNVAGLNGADSAELNPETEHPVIDLLPEQKDVEDLGGTLRLGLYPCKLKEDTKVKAAYNEEVVYERHRHRYEFNNSYRETMEKAGFIFSGTSPDGRLVEIIEIEDHPYFVASQFHPEFVSRPTRPQPLFREFIQASITTNR; translated from the coding sequence ATGGCTAGCAAGTATATTTTTGTCACTGGAGGCGTTGTTTCTTCTTTGGGTAAAGGAATTACAGCCGCGTCTCTTGGCCGCCTTTTGAAAAACCGTGGTATGAGCGTAACGATTCAAAAGTTTGACCCTTATATTAATGTTGATCCCGGAACAATGAGTCCATATCAGCACGGGGAAGTATTTGTTACAGATGACGGAGCGGAAACAGACCTCGACCTTGGCCACTATGAGCGTTTTATTGATATAAACCTCAGCAAAAACAGTAACGTAACAACAGGAAAAGTATATTCTTCTGTTATTCGCAAAGAACGCCGCGGTGATTACCTAGGTGGAACCGTTCAAGTAATTCCTCACGTTACAAATGAAATAAAAGAACGCGTGTATCGTGCTGGCAGTGAAACAGGGGCAGATGTAGTTATTACTGAAATTGGCGGAACGGTTGGGGATATTGAGAGTCTTCCTTTCCTTGAAGCGATCCGGCAGATTAAAAGCGACGTTGGTGTAGAAAATGTCATGTATTTGCATTGCACACTTATTCCTTATCTTTCGGCTGCCGGAGAAATGAAATCCAAGCCGACCCAGCATAGTGTAAAAGAGCTTCGCAGTCTTGGTATTCAGCCGAACGCTATTGTCGTGCGCACAGAAAGTCCTGTACCACAGGAGATGAAAGACAAAATTGCTTTATTCTGTGATATTAATAAAGAAGCGGTTATTGAAGCTCGTGATGCGGATACGCTTTATCAAGTGCCGCTTGATCTGCAAGCTCAGAAATTAGATCAGTTTGTTTGTGACTATTTAAAATTAAATGGAAAAGAAGCAGACATGGAAGAGTGGAAAATGCTGGTTGAAAAAGTCCAGAATTTATCTAGCAAAACAACGATTGCACTTGTAGGTAAATACGTCTCTCTTCCAGATGCATATCTTTCCGTAGCAGAGTCTTTAAAGCATGCCGGCTACGCATTTGACTCAGATGTGGAGATTCAATGGATTAATTCAGAGCACGTAACAGAGGAAAATGTTGAGGAAAAATTAAAAGGCATAGATGGAATCCTCGTTCCGGGCGGATTTGGTGACAGAGGCATTGACGGGAAAATTGCCGCCATAAAATATGCTCGTGAAAATAAGGTTCCATTTCTTGGAATATGCCTTGGGATGCAATTGGCTTCTGTTGAGTATGCGCGTAACGTAGCTGGGTTGAACGGAGCGGATTCTGCAGAACTGAACCCAGAAACGGAGCACCCAGTTATTGACCTGCTGCCAGAACAAAAAGATGTGGAAGACTTAGGCGGCACACTTCGTTTAGGATTGTATCCTTGTAAATTAAAAGAGGACACGAAAGTAAAAGCTGCCTATAATGAAGAAGTGGTATATGAGCGTCACCGCCACCGTTATGAATTCAACAATTCTTACCGGGAAACCATGGAAAAAGCAGGGTTTATTTTTAGTGGAACAAGCCCAGATGGACGTTTAGTGGAAATTATTGAGATTGAAGATCATCCATATTTTGTAGCTTCTCAGTTTCACCCTGAGTTTGTATCTCGTCCTACAAGACCTCAACCATTGTTCCGTGAATTTATACAGGCTTCCATAACAACAAATAGATAA